The following are encoded in a window of Arthrobacter sp. OAP107 genomic DNA:
- a CDS encoding SDR family NAD(P)-dependent oxidoreductase, with product MTAIQRTAVLTGATSERGIGITTARRYASQGWGVVILDLDGEKSAKVATEIGNEFNVPAFGHEIDVANEESVNAAYKAVSAEVNSGALPAVGALANIAGITSPVPFLETTLDLWNKVMAVNSTGTYLVTKAFLPDMIDNGWGRIVNMSSVSAQRGGGVFGKVPYSAAKAAILGFTKALARELGDSGVTINAITPGAVDTNIRVGSTEEQEAAINAGIPLGRNATTEEVAAVITFLSSEESAYLTGTTIDINGGSHMH from the coding sequence ATGACCGCCATTCAGCGCACCGCCGTCCTCACCGGAGCCACCTCGGAACGGGGCATCGGCATCACCACCGCCCGCCGCTACGCCAGCCAGGGCTGGGGCGTGGTGATCCTTGACCTCGACGGCGAGAAGTCCGCGAAGGTCGCCACCGAAATCGGCAACGAATTCAACGTCCCGGCGTTCGGCCACGAGATCGACGTGGCCAACGAGGAGTCCGTCAACGCCGCCTACAAGGCAGTTTCGGCCGAGGTTAACAGCGGCGCCCTTCCCGCCGTCGGTGCCCTGGCCAACATCGCCGGCATCACCTCGCCGGTGCCCTTCCTGGAAACCACTCTTGACCTCTGGAACAAGGTCATGGCCGTAAACTCCACCGGCACCTACCTCGTCACGAAGGCTTTCCTGCCGGACATGATCGACAACGGCTGGGGCCGGATCGTCAACATGTCCTCGGTATCCGCCCAGCGCGGCGGCGGCGTCTTCGGCAAGGTCCCTTACTCCGCAGCCAAGGCCGCCATCCTCGGCTTCACCAAGGCCTTGGCCCGCGAACTCGGCGACTCCGGTGTGACCATCAACGCCATCACCCCGGGCGCCGTGGACACCAACATCCGCGTCGGCAGCACCGAGGAGCAGGAAGCCGCCATCAACGCCGGCATCCCGCTGGGCCGCAACGCCACCACCGAGGAAGTTGCCGCCGTCATCACCTTCCTGTCCTCCGAGGAGTCGGCCTACCTCACCGGCACCACCATCGACATCAACGGCGGAAGCCACATGCACTAG
- a CDS encoding dihydroxyacetone kinase family protein translates to MTRIFNNPADFAEEALAGFCDLHSGLVRQVPGGAVRRRRPAAPKVAVLAGGGSGHYPAFAGLIGPGFADGAVVGNIFTSPSARQAYAVAKAADSGAGVVFTYGNYAGDVMNFGMASERLAAEGIAVENVLVTDDVASAPPSEASKRRGIAGDFTVFKVMGAAAEAGADLAEVVRLGRKANSLTRTIGSAFAGCTFPGADGPLFSVGEGQMGLGLGIHGEPGLFDTDLPPAADLGRELVSRVLAETPDGAGQRIAVILNGLGSTKHEELFVLWGTVAPLLRDAGYTLVLPEVGELVTSLDMAGVSLTVTWLDDELEPLWAAPAETPAYRRGITAAQAGSGLPAEASDDDSTAVPFTATASSRGYATACVAGLEAARDLLHAEEPRLGDMDAIAGDGDHGRGMVRGVDAAVAAAADAFAQGAGAGAVLAAAGDAWADRAGGTSGVLWGAGLRALGESLGNSQTPGPADLAAAVTAFAGRITDLGKAETGDKTMVDALLPFAETLARRTAEGADAGAAWQEAAAAATSAAATTATLRPLKGRARPLAEKSLGTADPGATSLAMIFTVLGGHLAGHAASPASPAAAGQAGAEAEATV, encoded by the coding sequence ATGACCAGAATCTTCAACAATCCAGCGGACTTCGCCGAGGAAGCACTTGCCGGCTTCTGCGATCTTCACTCCGGACTGGTCCGCCAGGTTCCCGGCGGCGCCGTGCGCCGCCGCCGTCCCGCCGCGCCGAAGGTGGCGGTCCTCGCCGGCGGCGGCTCGGGCCACTACCCGGCCTTCGCCGGGCTCATCGGTCCGGGCTTTGCCGACGGCGCGGTGGTGGGAAACATCTTCACCTCACCCTCCGCCCGGCAGGCCTATGCCGTGGCCAAGGCCGCGGACAGCGGCGCCGGTGTGGTGTTCACCTACGGCAACTACGCCGGCGACGTGATGAACTTCGGCATGGCCAGCGAGCGGCTGGCCGCGGAGGGCATCGCCGTCGAAAATGTCCTGGTGACGGACGACGTCGCCAGCGCACCGCCGTCGGAAGCCTCCAAGCGGCGCGGCATCGCCGGGGACTTCACCGTCTTCAAAGTCATGGGGGCAGCCGCCGAAGCCGGCGCGGACCTGGCCGAAGTTGTCCGCCTGGGCCGCAAGGCCAACAGCCTCACCAGAACCATCGGCAGCGCGTTTGCCGGCTGCACCTTCCCGGGAGCCGACGGGCCGCTGTTCTCGGTGGGCGAGGGGCAGATGGGGCTGGGCCTGGGGATCCACGGCGAGCCCGGCCTCTTCGACACCGACCTCCCGCCAGCTGCAGACCTGGGCCGCGAACTGGTGTCCCGTGTGCTGGCCGAAACGCCGGACGGGGCGGGCCAGCGCATCGCCGTCATCCTCAACGGCCTCGGCTCCACCAAGCACGAGGAGCTGTTCGTCCTGTGGGGAACCGTGGCACCGCTGCTCCGCGATGCCGGCTACACCCTGGTGCTGCCGGAGGTGGGCGAACTGGTCACCAGCCTGGACATGGCCGGGGTGTCCCTCACCGTCACCTGGCTGGACGATGAACTCGAGCCGCTCTGGGCGGCGCCGGCGGAAACCCCGGCGTACCGCCGGGGAATCACTGCGGCGCAGGCCGGCAGCGGTCTTCCCGCCGAGGCATCCGATGACGACAGCACCGCAGTCCCGTTCACCGCCACCGCTTCCTCCCGCGGGTATGCAACCGCGTGCGTCGCCGGCCTGGAAGCGGCACGCGACCTCCTGCACGCGGAAGAGCCGCGGCTGGGCGACATGGATGCCATCGCCGGTGACGGCGACCACGGCCGCGGCATGGTCAGGGGCGTTGACGCAGCCGTGGCCGCCGCAGCTGACGCTTTCGCCCAGGGCGCCGGGGCCGGAGCCGTCCTGGCCGCCGCCGGGGATGCCTGGGCGGACCGGGCCGGAGGAACATCGGGGGTCCTCTGGGGCGCGGGCCTGCGCGCCCTCGGCGAGTCGCTCGGAAACAGCCAAACCCCTGGCCCGGCGGACCTTGCGGCCGCCGTGACCGCGTTCGCAGGCCGCATCACGGACCTGGGCAAGGCCGAGACGGGGGACAAGACCATGGTGGATGCGCTCCTGCCGTTCGCCGAAACCCTGGCCCGCCGCACGGCGGAGGGCGCCGACGCCGGGGCCGCCTGGCAGGAAGCCGCCGCCGCTGCAACGTCCGCCGCCGCAACCACCGCCACGCTCCGCCCGCTCAAGGGCCGCGCCCGGCCGCTCGCGGAAAAGAGCCTCGGCACCGCCGATCCGGGCGCCACGTCCCTGGCCATGATCTTCACCGTGCTCGGCGGACACCTGGCCGGTCACGCCGCCTCTCCTGCCTCTCCTGCCGCTGCAGGACAAGCCGGTGCCGAAGCGGAGGCTACGGTATGA
- a CDS encoding ribose-5-phosphate isomerase: MTAAAAAPALRIIVGADEAGVDYKNRILEDLRADPRVADVIDIGVNRGDEPDEFSKPYPHVGITAGEMIRDGQADRAILFCGTGIGVAIAANKVSGVRAATAHDPFSVERSVLSNNCQVLAMGQRVVGLELARRLAREWVGYTFDPESASAGKLNVLSGYEGC; encoded by the coding sequence ATGACCGCGGCAGCAGCCGCCCCCGCACTCCGGATCATCGTGGGCGCCGACGAGGCCGGTGTCGACTATAAGAACCGCATCCTGGAGGATCTCCGTGCTGACCCCCGGGTGGCTGACGTGATCGACATCGGGGTCAACCGCGGCGACGAGCCGGACGAATTCAGCAAGCCGTACCCGCATGTCGGCATCACGGCCGGCGAAATGATCCGGGACGGGCAGGCGGACCGGGCCATCCTGTTCTGCGGAACGGGGATCGGCGTGGCCATCGCCGCCAACAAGGTGTCAGGCGTCCGGGCCGCCACCGCCCACGACCCCTTCTCGGTGGAACGTTCCGTGCTCTCCAACAACTGCCAGGTCCTCGCGATGGGCCAGCGGGTGGTCGGCCTGGAACTCGCGCGCAGGCTCGCGCGGGAATGGGTGGGCTACACCTTCGACCCGGAGTCGGCGTCGGCGGGCAAGCTGAACGTGCTCAGCGGGTACGAAGGATGCTGA
- a CDS encoding sulfite oxidase: MSKLIYRRRPSARPAPHTGVTAHSGEPTQGPLTREELQLAVRNHSMPLEALREDVTPPGLHYVLTHFDIPQVSGAWHLRIGGAVERAMELSLAALKRDPAISVQVTMECAGNGRSLLRPRPLSQPWTMEGVGTAVWTGVPLAYLLAQAGVGPEAVEVVFTGLDAGIQGGVRQQYARSLPISEASRADVVLAYKMNGSELPPQHGYPLRLVVPGWYGMASVKWLQSIQVVTTPFRGFQQSVAYRYQRNADDAGTPVTRIRVRSLMVPPGIPDFFTRRRYLPRGPVMLQGRAWSGEGTVTKVEVGIDGKWVPAQLDKPAGAFAWRGWSLPWVADPGHHELACRATDATGAVQPLEQHWNYQGMGNNTVQRVRVTVE, encoded by the coding sequence ATGTCCAAGCTGATCTACCGACGCCGACCATCCGCCCGCCCCGCACCCCATACCGGTGTCACAGCGCATTCCGGTGAACCCACGCAAGGCCCGCTCACCAGGGAAGAGCTGCAGCTCGCGGTGCGGAACCACTCGATGCCGCTCGAGGCACTGCGCGAGGACGTGACTCCGCCCGGGCTGCATTATGTGCTGACGCACTTCGATATTCCGCAGGTCAGCGGCGCCTGGCACCTGCGGATCGGCGGCGCCGTGGAGCGGGCCATGGAACTGAGTCTCGCGGCGCTGAAGCGGGATCCGGCCATCAGTGTCCAGGTGACCATGGAATGCGCCGGCAACGGACGGTCCCTACTCCGCCCGCGGCCGCTCAGCCAGCCCTGGACGATGGAGGGTGTGGGGACGGCCGTGTGGACCGGCGTGCCCCTGGCGTACCTGCTGGCCCAGGCCGGCGTCGGGCCGGAGGCCGTCGAAGTGGTGTTCACCGGCCTTGATGCCGGGATCCAGGGCGGCGTCCGGCAGCAGTACGCCCGGAGCCTGCCGATTTCGGAAGCGTCCCGGGCCGACGTCGTCCTTGCCTACAAGATGAACGGCAGCGAACTGCCGCCGCAGCACGGCTATCCGCTGCGCCTGGTGGTCCCCGGCTGGTACGGCATGGCCAGCGTCAAGTGGCTGCAGTCAATCCAGGTGGTCACGACGCCGTTCCGGGGCTTCCAGCAGTCGGTCGCCTACCGCTACCAGCGCAACGCGGACGACGCCGGCACCCCGGTTACGCGGATCAGGGTGCGGTCCCTGATGGTTCCGCCGGGCATACCGGACTTCTTCACCCGCCGCCGGTACCTGCCCCGCGGACCCGTCATGCTGCAGGGCCGGGCGTGGTCCGGTGAGGGCACCGTGACGAAGGTGGAGGTCGGCATCGACGGCAAGTGGGTTCCGGCGCAGCTGGACAAGCCGGCCGGCGCCTTCGCGTGGCGCGGCTGGAGCCTGCCCTGGGTGGCGGACCCCGGCCACCACGAACTGGCGTGCCGGGCCACCGACGCGACCGGCGCGGTGCAGCCGCTGGAGCAGCACTGGAACTACCAGGGCATGGGCAACAACACCGTGCAGCGGGTGCGGGTCACCGTCGAATAG
- a CDS encoding SDR family oxidoreductase yields the protein MTDLPDLAVTGATGVLGGMVARRLSAAGFSQRLLVRDPRRAPDLEEAPAVAVSYGDPVLSRPALEGVKVLFMVSAAEAEDRLQQHYAFVDSAAEAGVQHIVYTSFFGAAPDCTFTLGRDHYATEERIRASGMGFTFLRDNFYLDFLPMLAGEDGVIRGPAGDGVMAAVAREDIARCAVAVLRDPAVHAGATYNLTGPEDISLEHAAEVLTRATGRTVTYHHETLEEAFASRASYGAPAWQVEAWVSTYTAIAAGELAGVTSDVHGLTGQDPVPLEELVKLPQL from the coding sequence ATGACGGATCTTCCAGACCTTGCGGTCACCGGTGCCACCGGGGTCCTGGGCGGGATGGTGGCCCGCCGGCTGTCCGCCGCCGGGTTTTCCCAGCGCCTGCTGGTACGCGACCCCCGGCGGGCACCGGACCTGGAGGAGGCCCCGGCGGTAGCGGTCAGCTACGGCGACCCCGTGCTGTCCCGCCCGGCGCTGGAAGGCGTCAAGGTGCTGTTCATGGTGTCGGCCGCGGAGGCGGAGGACCGGCTGCAGCAGCATTACGCCTTCGTGGACTCCGCCGCTGAGGCCGGCGTGCAGCACATTGTGTACACGTCCTTCTTCGGTGCGGCGCCGGACTGCACCTTCACGCTGGGCCGCGACCACTACGCCACCGAGGAGCGGATCAGGGCGTCCGGGATGGGCTTCACCTTCCTGCGGGACAACTTTTACCTGGATTTCCTGCCCATGCTGGCCGGGGAGGACGGGGTCATCCGGGGTCCGGCGGGCGACGGCGTAATGGCCGCCGTCGCCCGGGAGGACATTGCCCGGTGCGCGGTGGCAGTGCTGCGCGACCCTGCCGTCCATGCCGGCGCAACCTACAACCTGACCGGGCCGGAGGACATCTCGCTGGAACACGCCGCCGAGGTGCTCACGCGTGCCACGGGCAGGACCGTCACGTACCACCACGAAACCTTGGAGGAGGCCTTCGCCTCCCGCGCTTCCTACGGCGCGCCCGCGTGGCAGGTTGAGGCCTGGGTCAGCACCTACACGGCGATCGCCGCCGGAGAACTGGCCGGGGTCACGTCGGACGTGCACGGCCTCACCGGCCAGGACCCGGTGCCACTTGAGGAACTGGTGAAGCTGCCGCAGCTGTAG
- a CDS encoding aldo/keto reductase family protein → MEFRYLGNSGFKISEITFGNWLTHGSQVENDVAAQCVRAALDAGISTFDTADVYANTAAESVLGEALKGERRQSIEIFTKVFGPTGPKGKNDLGLSRKHIMESIDGSLSRLQTDYVDLYQAHRYDFETPLEETMQAFADIVRQGKALYIGVSEWTAEQLRNGHALAKELGFQLISNQPQYSMLWRVIEEEVVPASEELGVSQIVWSPMAQGVLSGKYLPGQPLPEGSRATDDKGGAKMIQRWMRDDVLAAVQELRPVAEEAGLTMPQLAVAWVLQNPNVASAIVGASRPEQVADSAAAAGVRLDPDVLKKIDAAVGSLAERDPAQTKSPATREA, encoded by the coding sequence ATGGAATTCAGATACCTCGGAAACAGCGGATTCAAGATTTCGGAAATCACGTTCGGCAACTGGCTCACGCACGGCTCCCAGGTGGAGAACGACGTCGCCGCCCAGTGCGTGCGGGCGGCCCTGGACGCGGGCATCAGCACGTTCGACACGGCGGACGTCTACGCCAACACCGCGGCGGAAAGCGTTCTGGGCGAAGCACTCAAGGGCGAACGCCGGCAGTCCATCGAGATCTTCACGAAGGTCTTCGGCCCCACCGGCCCCAAGGGCAAAAACGACCTTGGCCTGTCACGCAAGCACATCATGGAATCCATTGACGGGTCCCTCAGCCGGCTGCAGACGGATTACGTGGACCTGTACCAGGCCCACCGCTACGATTTTGAAACGCCGCTGGAGGAGACGATGCAGGCGTTCGCGGACATCGTCCGGCAGGGCAAGGCCCTGTACATCGGGGTCAGCGAATGGACCGCGGAGCAGCTCCGCAACGGCCACGCCCTGGCTAAGGAACTGGGTTTCCAGCTGATCTCCAACCAGCCGCAGTACTCCATGCTGTGGCGGGTCATCGAGGAGGAAGTTGTCCCGGCGTCGGAGGAGCTGGGCGTGTCCCAGATCGTCTGGTCCCCCATGGCGCAGGGCGTGCTGAGCGGCAAGTACCTGCCGGGCCAGCCGCTCCCGGAGGGCAGCCGCGCCACCGATGACAAGGGCGGTGCGAAGATGATCCAGCGCTGGATGCGCGACGACGTCCTGGCCGCCGTGCAGGAGCTGCGCCCGGTGGCCGAGGAGGCCGGGCTGACCATGCCTCAGCTGGCGGTGGCCTGGGTGCTGCAGAACCCGAACGTCGCTTCGGCCATCGTGGGCGCCTCCCGGCCGGAACAGGTGGCCGACAGTGCCGCGGCTGCCGGTGTGCGCCTTGACCCGGATGTCCTGAAGAAGATCGACGCCGCCGTGGGCTCCCTCGCCGAGCGGGACCCGGCCCAGACAAAGTCCCCCGCGACCCGCGAGGCCTAG
- a CDS encoding YchJ family protein: MTEPESYSGNCPCLSGEQYADCCGRFHNGSAEAATAEQLMRSRYSAFVLLDAGYLLKTWHASTRPAELEFDPGLEWRRLDIVSAERGGPLDTEGVVEFKAHFRQDGERGLHHETSRFLRVDRRWYYVDAVALYR; this comes from the coding sequence ATGACCGAGCCAGAATCCTATTCAGGCAACTGCCCGTGCCTTTCCGGGGAGCAGTATGCGGACTGCTGCGGCCGGTTCCACAACGGGTCGGCAGAGGCAGCCACCGCCGAACAGCTGATGCGCTCCCGCTACTCTGCCTTCGTCCTGCTCGATGCCGGCTACCTCCTCAAAACGTGGCATGCCAGCACACGGCCGGCGGAGCTGGAGTTCGATCCCGGCCTGGAATGGCGGCGGCTGGACATTGTGTCCGCCGAGCGCGGCGGCCCGCTCGACACCGAAGGCGTCGTGGAGTTCAAGGCGCACTTCCGCCAGGACGGCGAGCGAGGCCTCCACCACGAAACCAGCCGCTTCCTCAGGGTGGACCGGCGCTGGTACTACGTGGACGCCGTCGCGCTTTACCGGTAG
- a CDS encoding YrzE family protein yields the protein MSSPTGSGDRRPRRTSSESVTSETSRPDLNRPDLGRPEHSAADAPTEATPVYDATQTRRSDRSGLTGTGASTDTHTRALHTTDADAPYAERDYTPDHDPDGRPDTARPDDPSFATREMAAAREREAFGGIKIGSAFFGWLAATGMAVLLTALVAAAGTAVGLATNTDVNAAVGRAASNQTVGIAGIIVLLVILFASYYSGGYVAGRMARFNGAKQGFMVWIWALIAAVLVAVLGMIAGEQFNILAQLNSFPRIPVNEGQVTTTGIIAAVVVALVALVGAVLGGMAGMHFHRKVDRAGFTPTADYEEH from the coding sequence ATGAGCAGCCCAACCGGCTCCGGGGACAGACGCCCCCGGCGCACTTCCTCTGAATCAGTCACATCCGAAACCAGCAGGCCCGATCTCAACCGGCCGGACCTCGGTCGGCCGGAGCACAGCGCGGCAGACGCCCCCACGGAAGCCACTCCTGTCTACGATGCCACCCAGACCCGGCGGTCGGACCGCTCCGGCCTCACCGGCACGGGCGCTTCGACAGACACGCACACCCGTGCCCTTCACACCACGGACGCGGACGCGCCGTACGCTGAGCGCGACTACACACCCGACCATGATCCTGACGGCCGCCCGGACACGGCACGGCCCGACGATCCGTCCTTCGCCACCCGGGAGATGGCCGCGGCCCGCGAAAGGGAGGCGTTCGGTGGCATCAAGATTGGCTCCGCGTTCTTTGGCTGGCTGGCCGCCACGGGCATGGCTGTGCTGCTGACCGCCCTGGTCGCTGCGGCCGGGACTGCCGTGGGACTTGCCACGAACACCGACGTGAACGCCGCCGTGGGCCGGGCTGCCTCGAACCAGACGGTGGGGATCGCGGGCATCATCGTCCTGCTGGTCATCCTCTTCGCCTCCTATTACAGCGGCGGCTACGTCGCCGGCAGGATGGCCCGGTTCAATGGCGCGAAGCAGGGGTTCATGGTCTGGATCTGGGCCCTGATCGCCGCTGTGCTGGTGGCCGTGCTCGGCATGATCGCAGGCGAACAGTTCAATATCCTGGCACAGCTGAACAGCTTCCCGCGGATTCCGGTCAACGAGGGCCAGGTCACCACCACGGGCATCATTGCCGCCGTCGTGGTTGCCCTGGTGGCGCTGGTCGGTGCAGTCCTGGGCGGCATGGCCGGCATGCACTTCCACCGCAAGGTGGACCGCGCAGGCTTCACCCCCACGGCGGACTATGAGGAGCACTGA
- a CDS encoding acyl-CoA dehydrogenase family protein → MDSPASETPVAPEKIGAGASAEDARAIAEAARETEWARPSFAKGLYLGSFDLGLIHPWPAANPDDVERGEAFMARLTEFCRTMSGRTIERDAKIPDEYLHGLAELGLFGMKIPQEYGGLGLSLVYYGRALALLGSVHPSLGALLSAHQSIGVPEPVKVFGTPEQKRKYLPRCAEGAVTAFLLTEPDVGSDPARMGSTAVPTADGESYVLDGVKLWTTNGVIAELVVVMAVVPQRTDADGAVHKGGITAFVVEMDSPGITVENRNTFMGLRGIENGVTRFHQVRVPAANRLGREGQGLKIALTTLNTGRLSLPALCVATGRWSLKIAREWSNARTQWGRPIGKHEAVSKKIAFIAATAFALDAVFELSAEMADAGLKDIRIEAALAKLWSTEISYRIADELVQIRGGRGFETAESLEARGERAVPAEQQLRDLRINRIFEGSSEIMRLLIAREAVDAHLAAAGDLASAEASLSDKARAAVGASGFYAKWLPKLVAGAGMDPRSYSDFGRLAKHLRFVERSSRRLARQTFYGMGRWQARLEHKQAFLGRIVDIGAELFAMAASCSRAEMLLRTAPERGATAFELADAFCEQARVRVDEYFDQLWRNTDDGDRDVARKVLAGDYTWLEAGVLDQSEGTGPWIADASARESTMENLHRAYR, encoded by the coding sequence GTGGACAGCCCGGCGTCCGAAACACCCGTTGCTCCCGAGAAGATCGGCGCAGGCGCGTCCGCCGAGGACGCCCGCGCCATCGCCGAGGCTGCACGCGAAACGGAGTGGGCCCGGCCCAGCTTCGCCAAGGGCCTGTACCTCGGCAGCTTCGACCTGGGCCTCATCCATCCCTGGCCCGCCGCCAATCCCGATGACGTGGAACGCGGCGAGGCCTTCATGGCGCGGCTGACGGAGTTCTGCCGCACCATGTCCGGACGGACGATCGAACGCGACGCCAAGATTCCCGACGAGTACCTGCACGGCCTGGCCGAGCTGGGCCTGTTCGGCATGAAGATTCCGCAGGAGTACGGCGGCCTCGGCCTGTCCCTGGTGTACTACGGCCGGGCACTGGCCCTGCTGGGATCCGTGCACCCGAGCCTGGGCGCCCTGCTTTCCGCCCACCAGTCCATCGGTGTGCCGGAGCCGGTGAAGGTGTTCGGCACCCCCGAGCAGAAACGCAAGTATCTGCCGCGCTGCGCCGAGGGGGCGGTCACCGCCTTCCTGCTGACCGAGCCCGACGTCGGCAGCGACCCCGCGCGGATGGGCAGCACCGCCGTTCCCACCGCCGACGGCGAATCGTACGTTCTGGACGGCGTGAAGCTGTGGACCACCAATGGCGTGATCGCCGAACTGGTGGTGGTGATGGCCGTGGTGCCGCAGCGCACCGACGCTGACGGCGCCGTCCACAAAGGCGGCATCACAGCGTTCGTCGTGGAGATGGACTCGCCGGGAATCACGGTGGAGAACCGCAACACCTTCATGGGTCTGCGCGGTATCGAGAACGGTGTGACCCGGTTCCACCAGGTCCGGGTGCCGGCCGCCAACCGGCTGGGCCGCGAGGGCCAGGGCCTGAAGATTGCGCTCACCACGCTGAACACCGGCAGGCTCTCGCTGCCCGCATTGTGCGTGGCCACGGGCCGGTGGAGCCTCAAGATCGCCCGGGAATGGTCCAACGCCCGCACGCAGTGGGGCCGCCCGATAGGTAAGCACGAAGCCGTGAGCAAGAAGATCGCGTTCATCGCCGCCACGGCGTTCGCCCTTGACGCCGTGTTCGAACTGTCCGCGGAGATGGCCGACGCCGGGCTAAAGGACATCCGCATCGAGGCCGCGCTGGCCAAGCTGTGGTCCACCGAAATCAGCTACCGGATCGCGGACGAACTCGTGCAGATCCGCGGCGGCCGCGGCTTCGAGACGGCCGAGTCGCTCGAGGCCCGCGGCGAGCGGGCCGTCCCCGCCGAGCAGCAGCTGCGCGACCTGCGGATCAACCGCATCTTCGAGGGGTCGTCGGAAATCATGCGGCTGCTCATCGCCCGCGAGGCCGTGGACGCGCACCTCGCCGCCGCCGGGGATCTGGCTTCCGCGGAGGCGAGCCTTTCGGACAAGGCGCGGGCCGCCGTCGGCGCTTCCGGCTTCTACGCAAAGTGGCTGCCAAAGCTGGTGGCGGGTGCCGGCATGGATCCGCGGTCCTACAGTGATTTCGGCCGGCTGGCCAAGCACCTCCGCTTCGTGGAGCGGTCCTCGCGCCGGCTGGCCCGGCAGACCTTCTACGGCATGGGCCGCTGGCAGGCCCGCCTGGAGCACAAACAGGCGTTCCTGGGCCGGATCGTGGATATCGGGGCTGAGCTGTTCGCCATGGCGGCCAGCTGCTCCCGCGCCGAGATGCTGCTCCGCACCGCCCCCGAACGAGGCGCCACCGCGTTTGAACTCGCTGACGCCTTCTGCGAGCAGGCGCGCGTCCGGGTCGACGAATACTTTGACCAGCTGTGGCGCAACACCGACGACGGCGACCGCGACGTCGCGCGCAAGGTGCTCGCCGGAGACTACACGTGGCTGGAGGCCGGCGTGCTGGACCAGTCTGAAGGGACCGGCCCGTGGATCGCCGATGCATCCGCCCGGGAATCGACCATGGAGAACCTGCACCGCGCCTACCGCTGA
- a CDS encoding DUF3375 family protein: MPRSATSSADAISARLRDLELLTKGPAWALTRSAPWVIAVLQASFTRTRPQLPLEEFHADVDSFLEQLRRQDPALGGHANGKSFGDEWTRKQFLTRRNQSGQIVYEVTEPAARVLAFLDSLSSERSTLNGSRLGTLLGDVEKLANETNPDQSARLEALEEEIEERQQLIEDISSGDFDGLLDDDQAVEAAGNILDLAASLPADYKKMRDRIEELVGELRNQIIEESLTKGATMAQVLEADKRLRQSPEGRTFRSFTAFLEDPQQQLRFRSAIGEVLSRQFADDLSPEDRETLKNLVAELRHQHSQIQRIYGKLSESLNTYVQSDDFRQSVRLRKVLREAEQAIRSMPYERERPGLVTGPVLFNAGFESLAMVKLFDPDEFAAPPKLADPIAFSDSDRVRSPRTAKARPESIRAAAAGASTLAEAWEQLPPEEQHINSIRALLSHALHTGAGFDQLAWETLDFEQIDGTTRKAYLPVVTLKKDSP; encoded by the coding sequence GTGCCCCGGTCCGCCACGTCCTCCGCTGATGCGATCAGTGCACGGCTCAGGGATCTTGAGCTCCTCACCAAAGGACCGGCGTGGGCCCTCACCCGTTCCGCCCCGTGGGTGATTGCGGTCCTGCAGGCGTCCTTCACCCGCACCCGGCCGCAGCTTCCGCTGGAGGAATTCCACGCCGACGTCGACTCCTTCCTCGAGCAGCTGCGCCGCCAGGACCCGGCGCTGGGCGGCCACGCCAACGGGAAGTCCTTCGGCGACGAGTGGACCCGCAAGCAGTTCCTGACGCGCCGGAACCAGTCGGGGCAGATCGTGTACGAGGTCACCGAGCCTGCCGCCCGTGTGTTGGCGTTCCTGGACAGCCTCTCCAGCGAAAGGTCCACGCTCAACGGCTCCCGGCTGGGTACCCTCCTGGGCGACGTGGAGAAGCTCGCCAACGAGACCAACCCGGACCAGAGCGCCCGGCTGGAAGCGCTGGAGGAGGAGATCGAGGAACGGCAGCAGCTGATCGAGGACATCAGCTCGGGCGACTTCGACGGCCTCCTCGATGACGACCAGGCGGTGGAAGCGGCCGGCAACATCCTGGACCTGGCCGCCAGCCTGCCCGCGGACTACAAGAAGATGCGTGACCGGATCGAGGAGCTCGTGGGCGAGCTCCGGAACCAGATCATCGAGGAATCCCTGACCAAGGGCGCCACCATGGCCCAGGTTCTTGAGGCGGACAAGAGGCTGCGCCAGAGCCCGGAGGGCAGGACCTTCCGTTCCTTCACCGCGTTCCTCGAAGACCCGCAGCAGCAGCTGCGCTTCCGCTCCGCCATCGGCGAGGTGCTCAGCCGCCAGTTCGCGGACGACCTGTCGCCGGAAGACCGCGAAACCCTGAAAAACCTGGTGGCGGAGCTCCGGCATCAGCACAGCCAGATCCAGCGCATCTACGGCAAGCTCAGCGAGAGCCTGAACACCTACGTCCAAAGTGATGACTTCCGCCAGTCGGTGCGGCTCCGCAAGGTGCTGCGCGAGGCGGAGCAGGCCATCCGGTCCATGCCCTATGAGCGCGAACGGCCGGGCCTGGTCACCGGTCCTGTGCTGTTCAATGCCGGGTTCGAATCCCTCGCGATGGTCAAGCTTTTCGATCCGGACGAGTTTGCTGCCCCGCCCAAGCTTGCCGACCCCATCGCGTTCAGCGACTCGGACCGGGTCCGTTCGCCGAGGACCGCCAAGGCCAGGCCGGAGTCAATCCGCGCCGCGGCGGCCGGGGCCTCCACCCTCGCCGAGGCGTGGGAGCAGCTTCCGCCGGAGGAACAGCACATCAATTCCATCCGGGCGCTCCTCTCGCACGCGCTCCACACCGGCGCCGGCTTTGACCAGCTGGCGTGGGAGACCCTCGACTTCGAACAGATAGACGGCACCACCCGCAAGGCGTACCTGCCGGTGGTAACGCTCAAGAAGGATTCGCCATGA